The region GCGATGTTGCCGGCCGTGCGCTTGAAGCCCAGGGTTTCTATCGCAAGGCGTTGTACCTCGAACCGCAACACCCCGATGCCTTGATGCACCTGGCTGCCTTGCTGCAATCGCTGGGCGACACCGCGGGCGCCAGACGATTGCAGGAACGTGCCGCCCGCAGCGAGCGTGCCGCCGACAGTGAGCGTAAACGATGAGCGTCTCCGACACCTTGAGCGTCACCCATGAAGATGCCCAGGCCATCGACGACTGCTGGAACCGCATCGGTATCCACGGCGACAAGTCCTGCCCGCTGCTGAGCGAGCATATTCACTGTCGAAATTGCGCGGTGTATTCGGCCGCCGCCACCCGCTTGCTCGACCGTTACGCCTTGCAGCAGGAAGATCGCGAGCAGGTGTTGACGGTGGTCGAAACCGACGTCAAAACCCGTTCGCTGCTGATGTTCCGCCTCGGCGAAGAATGGCTGGGCCTGGCCACTCGCAGTCTGGTTGAAGTGGCGCCGCTGCAAACCATTCACTCCTTGCCGCACCAGCGCTCCCGGGCTTTGCTCGGCGTGGCGAATGTGCGCGGGGCTTTGGTGGCGTGCCTGTCGCTGGTGGAATTGCTGGGGCTCGACGCCACCAACAATGTGTCTTCCGGTGCGCGGGTAATGCCGCGGATGTTGATCATCGCCGCCCGGGGTGGCCCGGTGGTGGTGCCGGTCGACGAAGTGGACGGGATTCACGCCATCGACGAACGCATCCTCGATGCCGCGTCGCAATCCGGGACCCAGGCCAGCGCCAAGTACACCCGTGGCGTGTTGCAATTCAAAGGTCGCAGCCTGCGTTGGCTGGATGAAGAACAGCTGCTGTCCGCCGTGACCCGGAGCCTCACATGACCCCCGAGCAAATGCGCGACGCCTCTTTGCTGGAACTGTTCAGCCTCGAAGCCGAGGCCCAGACCCAGGTGCTGAGCGCCGGCCTGTTGGCCCTGGAGCGCGATCCGACCCAGGCCGATCACCTGGAATCGTGCATGCGCGCGGCCCACTCGCTCAAGGGCGCGGCGCGGATTGTCGGCGTGGATGCCGGGGTCAGCGTGTCTCACGTGATGGAGGATTGCCTGGTCAGCGCTCAGGAAGGGCGCCTCTATCTGCGGCCCGAGCATATCGACGCGTTGTTGCAGGGCACTGACCTGTTGATGCGTATCGCGACGCCGAGCAATACACCGTCGGCGGTGGAAATTGATGCCTATGTAGCGCTGATGGGGCGATTGCTCGACCCGATGGCACTGGCGCCGCCGATCAGCACGCCGATTGCGCCGTTTATGGCCGAGCTTCAGTTGGAGCCACCAACCGTCGAGCCGATCGCCCCGGTCGTCGAACCGCTGGCCGTCGCGCCCGCCGAGCCGCCACGCAAGGCCAAACGCACCACCGAAAACGGTGAGCGCGTGCTGCGGGTCACCGCCGAACGGCTGAACAGCCTGCTCGACCTGTCGAGCAAATCCCTGGTGGAAACCCTGCGGCTCAAACCGCACCTGGCCACCATGCAGCGCCTCAAACGCATGCAGAGCAACGGCTTGCGGGCCTTGGAAAACCTCAATGTCCACCTCAAGGATCATGCCTTGAGCCTGGAAGCCCAAGAGGCTCTTGAGGATGCCCGCCGACTGCTGACTGAATCCCAGCAACTGTTGGTGGAAAAAAACGCCGAACTCGATGAATTCGCCTGGCATGCCAGTCAACGCGCCCAAGTGTTGTACGACACGGCTCTGGCCTGTCGCATGCGACCGTTTGCCGACGTGCTGACCGGGCAGGTGCGGATGGTCCGAGACCTCGGTCGCGACCTGGGCAAACAGGTTCGCCTGGAGATCGAAGGCGAGAAGACTCAGGTCGACCGCGACGTCCTGGAAAAACTCGAAGCGCCGTTGACGCACTTGCTGCGCAACGCTGTGGACCATGGCATCGAAACCCCGGAACAACGGCTGCTGGCGGGGAAGCCGGCGGAGGGTTTGATCCGTCTGCGTGCCTCCCATCAGGCCGGTCTGCTGGTGCTGGAGCTGAGTGACGACGGCAATGGCGTTGACCTGGAAAAAGTCCGTCGCAGCATCATTGAGCGGCAGTTGTCCCCGACCGAAACCGCTGCGCAGTTAAGCGAAGAGGAGCTGCTGACGTTCCTGTTCCTGCCGGGTTTCAGCCTGCGGGACAAGGTCAGCGAAGTCTCCGGGCGCGGCGTCGGGCTGGACGCGGTTCAGCACATGGTCCGGCAGTTGCGCGGCGCGGTGGTGCTGGAGCAGACGGCGGGCGAGGGCAGCCGCTTCCATCTGGAAGTGCCGCTGACCCTGTCGGTGGTCCGCAGCCTGGTGGTCGAAGTCGGCGACGAGGCCTATGCCTTCCCGTTGGCGCACATCGAGCGGATGTGCGACCTGGAACCCGAAGACATCGTCCAGCTCGAAGGCCGCCAGCACTTCTGGTACGAAGGCCGGCATGTCGGGCTGGTCGCGGCCAGTCAGTTGTTGCAGCGCCCGGCGAGCCAGAACAGCCAGCAAACCCTCAAGGTCGTGGTGATTCGCGAGCGCGATGCGATCTATGGCGTGGCGGTCGAACGCTTTATTGGCGAGCGGACCTTGGTCGTATTGCCGCTGGATGAGCGGCTGGGCAAGATTCAGGACATTTCCGCCGGGGCGTTGCTCGACGACGGTTCGGTGGTGTTGATCGTTGATGTCGAAGACATGCTGCGCTCGGTGGACAAACTGCTCAACACCGGGCGTCTGGAACGCATTGCCCGGCACAGCAACCAGGTCGCAGAAGTGGCGCGCAAGCGGATTCTGGTGGTGGACGATTCCCTGACCGTTCGCGAGTTGCAGCGCAAGCTGCTGCTCAATCGCGGCTACGACGTGGCCGTGGCGGTGGACGGTATGGATGGCTGGAACGCCCTGCGTTCGGAGGATTTCGATCTGTTGATCACCGACATCGATATGCCGCGCATGGACGGCATCGAACTGGTGTCTTTATTGCGCCGGGACAACCGTTTGCAATCGTTGCCGGTTATGGTGGTGTCCTACAAGGATCGTGAAGAAGACCGTCGTCGTGGACTGGACGCCGGAGCCGACTATTATTTAGCCAAAGCCAGTTTTCATGACGATGCCCTGCTTGATGCAGTGGTTGAGCTCATCGGAGGAGCACGGGCATGAAAATCGCTATCGTCAACGACATGCCCCTGGCGGTAGAGGCTCTGCGCCGAGCCTTGGCATTCGAGCCGGCACATCAGGTGATTTGGGTGGCCAGCAACGGGGCCGAGGCGGTGCAACGTTGCGCCGAGTACACCCCGGACCTGATCCTGATGGACCTGATCATGCCGGTGATGGATGGCGTGGAGGCGACCCGGCGAATCATGGCCGAAACCCCGTGCGCGATCGTGATTGTCACCATCGACCGCCAGCAGAACGTGCACCGGGTATTCGAAGCCATGGGCCACGGCGCGCTGGACGTGGTCGATACGCCGGCCATCGGTGCCGGCAATGCCGCAGAGGCGGCGGCGCCGTTGCTGCGCAAGATTTTGAACATTGGCTGGCTGATCGGCGACAAGGGTAACCGGGTGCGCTCGGCGCCGAGCCCGTTGCGCCACTCGGGCTCCCGGCAAAAACTGGTCGCCATCGGTTCGTCTGCGGGCGGGCCGGCGGCGCTGGAAATCTTGCTCAAGGGCCTGCCGCGGGATTTTTCGGCGGCCATCGTGTTGGTGCAGCACGTGGACCAGGTGTTCGCCGCTGGCATGGCCGAATGGCTCAGCAGTGCCAGCGGCCTCAACGTGCGCCTGGCTCATGAAGGCGAGTCGCCGCAGGCCGGCACGGTGTTGCTGGCCGGAACCAACCACCATATTCGCTTGTTGAAAAACGGGACGCTGGCCTACACCGCCGAACCGGTCAACGAGATTTACCGGCCCTCGATCGATGTGTTTTTCGAGAGTGTGGCCAGTTACTGGAACGGCGACGCCGTGGGCGTTTTGCTGACCGGCATGGGCCGCGATGGTGCGCAGGGGCTTAAACTCATGCGCCAACAGGGCTACCTGACCATCGCTCAGGACCAGAACAGCAGTGCGGTGTACGGCATGCCGAAAGCGGCTGCGGCCATCGACGCCGCCGTGGAAATTCGCCCACTGGACAAGATAGCGCCACGATTGCTGGAGATTTTCCCAAAATGAAGGCTTTTCACAGCAATCCTGGCCCAAGTAGTACTCAGGTGACCGCACATGAATGACTTACAGCTCGACGACTTCAAAACCGACGAAAACGCCGCGATGGTGTTGTTGGTGGACGATCAGGCGATGATCGGCGAGGCCGTTCGGCGCGGTCTGGCGAATCAGGAAAACATCGACTTCCACTTCTGCGCCGACCCGCACCAGGCCATCGCCCAGGCGATTCGGATCAAGCCGACGGTGATCCTTCAGGATCTGGTGATGCCCGGCCTCGACGGCTTGAGCCTGGTGCGCGAATACCGCAATCACCCGGCGACCAAGGACATTCCGATCATCGTCCTGTCGACCAAGGAAGACCCGCTGATCAAAAGCGCGGCGTTCGCGGCCGGGGCCAACGATTACCTGGTGAAGCTGCCGGACAACATTGAGCTGGTGGCGC is a window of Pseudomonas sp. 10S4 DNA encoding:
- a CDS encoding chemotaxis protein CheW, whose product is MSVSDTLSVTHEDAQAIDDCWNRIGIHGDKSCPLLSEHIHCRNCAVYSAAATRLLDRYALQQEDREQVLTVVETDVKTRSLLMFRLGEEWLGLATRSLVEVAPLQTIHSLPHQRSRALLGVANVRGALVACLSLVELLGLDATNNVSSGARVMPRMLIIAARGGPVVVPVDEVDGIHAIDERILDAASQSGTQASAKYTRGVLQFKGRSLRWLDEEQLLSAVTRSLT
- a CDS encoding hybrid sensor histidine kinase/response regulator; protein product: MTPEQMRDASLLELFSLEAEAQTQVLSAGLLALERDPTQADHLESCMRAAHSLKGAARIVGVDAGVSVSHVMEDCLVSAQEGRLYLRPEHIDALLQGTDLLMRIATPSNTPSAVEIDAYVALMGRLLDPMALAPPISTPIAPFMAELQLEPPTVEPIAPVVEPLAVAPAEPPRKAKRTTENGERVLRVTAERLNSLLDLSSKSLVETLRLKPHLATMQRLKRMQSNGLRALENLNVHLKDHALSLEAQEALEDARRLLTESQQLLVEKNAELDEFAWHASQRAQVLYDTALACRMRPFADVLTGQVRMVRDLGRDLGKQVRLEIEGEKTQVDRDVLEKLEAPLTHLLRNAVDHGIETPEQRLLAGKPAEGLIRLRASHQAGLLVLELSDDGNGVDLEKVRRSIIERQLSPTETAAQLSEEELLTFLFLPGFSLRDKVSEVSGRGVGLDAVQHMVRQLRGAVVLEQTAGEGSRFHLEVPLTLSVVRSLVVEVGDEAYAFPLAHIERMCDLEPEDIVQLEGRQHFWYEGRHVGLVAASQLLQRPASQNSQQTLKVVVIRERDAIYGVAVERFIGERTLVVLPLDERLGKIQDISAGALLDDGSVVLIVDVEDMLRSVDKLLNTGRLERIARHSNQVAEVARKRILVVDDSLTVRELQRKLLLNRGYDVAVAVDGMDGWNALRSEDFDLLITDIDMPRMDGIELVSLLRRDNRLQSLPVMVVSYKDREEDRRRGLDAGADYYLAKASFHDDALLDAVVELIGGARA
- a CDS encoding chemotaxis response regulator protein-glutamate methylesterase, which produces MKIAIVNDMPLAVEALRRALAFEPAHQVIWVASNGAEAVQRCAEYTPDLILMDLIMPVMDGVEATRRIMAETPCAIVIVTIDRQQNVHRVFEAMGHGALDVVDTPAIGAGNAAEAAAPLLRKILNIGWLIGDKGNRVRSAPSPLRHSGSRQKLVAIGSSAGGPAALEILLKGLPRDFSAAIVLVQHVDQVFAAGMAEWLSSASGLNVRLAHEGESPQAGTVLLAGTNHHIRLLKNGTLAYTAEPVNEIYRPSIDVFFESVASYWNGDAVGVLLTGMGRDGAQGLKLMRQQGYLTIAQDQNSSAVYGMPKAAAAIDAAVEIRPLDKIAPRLLEIFPK